A part of Bacteroidota bacterium genomic DNA contains:
- a CDS encoding M4 family metallopeptidase — protein sequence MKNLYSGSLLLLSFVTGTSIAQTNQRLMEMAQEKAYDKNKVHFVQLKENYTIYENSAEAFLNAVVLNNDMTVKKMRSEQDEIGYTHTRYQVQYNNIPVHNAIIVTHGTGGKVASINGDISAIQKPVNAVVLSEQKALQKALQKINASKYKWENKEEEEHMRKALNDPDFSYSPKGQLVLFQKNEKVYFAYKFNIYAEVPLYKANVLVDAQSGTILEEENQICHADVPGTAVTKYSGVRSFTVDNFGTNQYRMRETGRGNGVATYNLNNGSNYGAATDFTNTTTSWTTTGVDQAAADAHWGAEMTYDYYLSAHSRNSIDGAGYNLLSYVHYNTNYANAFWDGTRMTYGDGNGSTFTILTALDVCGHEITHGLTSNTSNLTYSNESGALNESYSDIFGNTIENFARPTQWSWKVGEDMTPGNNGIRNMSNPGLFADPDTYLGTNWYTGTADNGGVHTNSGVSNFWYYLLVNGGTGVNDISNSYTVTSIGWTAAARIAFRALTVYYTPSTNYAQARNLSIQAAKDLYGNCSNEVVQVTNAWYAVGVGPAYSNSISPNFVANSTSFCTVPATINFNNTTANGLSYQWNFGDGSAIATSTNPVHTYTANGTYSVKLKAVGCLSAVDSIIKTAYITINTPANPVTTGASRCGTGTVNLVATGTSQLYWYTSPTGTGTPVFIGTNYSTPSLSTTTSYYVVNTSTNTPVFGAPTSTNIGAGANFNTNTAYEIFDVLQPCTLRTAVMYASTAGNRTIELRNSSNAVITSTIVNLAIGANTVNINFALTPGTGYRLGLSSTSAVNLYRNSAGAVYPYNIGGLVSITGSSASTPGYFYFYYNWQVQKAPCTSAPVAVTATISAGPSLTVNTPTICSGQSANLTANGATTYSWSSGQTTSAINVTPSSTTNYTVYGTSSSCTNSLTTSVVVNPTPTVTVNSATICAGQNAVLTANGASAYSWSSGPSTQSISVSPTSNTTYTVTGLSGSCTGSALSSVIVNALPSVSLAATSSTACTSTTGGIPVTLTGTPAGGVYSGTGVSGNTFNTQAAAGTYTAVYSYTNSSTGCSNSTSTNIVVNVCTGIELLNGLTEKLTVYPNPATEYFILNGNTSGESLTVNVYDVTGKIIISHSTSSNQEIIDISELAKGTYFVEVLSQQQRVYKTNIVKQ from the coding sequence ATGAAAAACCTCTATTCAGGAAGCTTATTGCTGTTAAGCTTCGTTACGGGCACTTCTATTGCACAAACCAATCAACGTTTGATGGAAATGGCGCAAGAAAAAGCTTATGACAAAAACAAAGTTCACTTTGTACAGCTGAAAGAAAATTATACTATTTATGAAAATTCGGCAGAAGCTTTTTTAAACGCTGTTGTTCTTAATAATGACATGACAGTTAAAAAAATGCGGTCTGAACAGGACGAAATAGGTTATACACATACACGATATCAAGTTCAATATAACAACATTCCTGTTCATAATGCAATTATCGTTACGCACGGAACAGGCGGAAAAGTAGCTTCCATTAATGGAGATATATCTGCTATACAAAAACCCGTTAATGCGGTAGTTTTATCTGAGCAAAAAGCGCTTCAAAAAGCTTTACAAAAAATAAATGCTTCTAAGTATAAGTGGGAGAATAAGGAGGAAGAAGAGCATATGCGTAAAGCATTAAATGACCCTGATTTTTCTTATTCACCAAAAGGACAATTAGTATTATTTCAAAAGAACGAAAAAGTTTATTTCGCTTATAAGTTTAACATCTATGCTGAAGTTCCTTTATACAAAGCGAATGTGTTAGTGGATGCTCAAAGCGGAACTATTTTAGAAGAAGAAAATCAAATTTGTCATGCTGATGTACCGGGAACTGCCGTAACAAAATACAGTGGTGTTCGTTCATTCACCGTAGATAATTTTGGTACAAATCAATACCGTATGCGTGAAACAGGCCGCGGTAATGGGGTAGCAACGTATAATTTAAATAACGGATCTAATTACGGTGCAGCTACTGATTTCACCAATACAACTACAAGTTGGACAACAACCGGAGTTGACCAAGCTGCAGCTGATGCACATTGGGGTGCTGAAATGACTTATGATTATTATTTAAGTGCTCATAGCAGAAATAGTATTGACGGAGCAGGTTACAATTTATTAAGCTACGTACATTACAATACAAATTATGCTAACGCATTTTGGGATGGTACACGTATGACTTATGGTGATGGAAACGGCTCAACCTTTACGATCTTAACCGCTTTGGATGTTTGTGGTCACGAAATCACACACGGATTAACCTCCAATACTTCTAATTTAACTTACAGTAATGAATCCGGTGCATTAAATGAAAGCTATTCTGATATTTTCGGTAATACCATCGAAAACTTTGCTCGTCCTACTCAATGGTCTTGGAAAGTTGGTGAAGATATGACACCAGGAAATAATGGTATTCGTAACATGTCGAATCCAGGTTTATTCGCGGATCCTGATACTTACTTAGGGACTAACTGGTATACAGGAACTGCAGATAATGGTGGTGTACACACAAATAGTGGTGTAAGTAATTTTTGGTATTATTTATTAGTGAATGGCGGTACAGGTGTGAATGATATTTCAAACTCTTATACTGTTACATCAATTGGTTGGACGGCTGCTGCGCGTATTGCTTTCCGTGCCTTAACCGTATATTATACACCTTCCACTAATTATGCCCAAGCGCGTAATTTGTCGATTCAAGCTGCTAAAGATTTATATGGAAATTGTAGTAATGAAGTAGTTCAAGTAACTAACGCATGGTACGCTGTAGGTGTTGGACCTGCTTATTCAAATTCAATCTCTCCAAACTTTGTAGCGAATAGCACTTCATTTTGTACAGTGCCTGCCACTATCAACTTTAATAATACCACTGCAAATGGTTTAAGTTACCAATGGAATTTTGGTGATGGTTCAGCTATAGCAACTTCAACTAATCCTGTTCATACTTATACGGCTAATGGAACTTACTCTGTAAAATTAAAAGCGGTAGGTTGTTTATCAGCGGTGGATTCAATTATTAAAACGGCTTACATTACAATTAACACTCCGGCGAATCCTGTTACTACAGGCGCATCAAGATGTGGAACCGGAACGGTTAATTTGGTTGCAACCGGAACATCACAATTGTATTGGTATACTTCTCCAACAGGAACCGGAACCCCTGTTTTTATTGGAACCAACTACTCTACTCCATCTTTAAGTACTACCACAAGTTATTATGTAGTTAATACCTCTACTAACACCCCTGTGTTTGGCGCACCAACTAGTACAAACATTGGCGCGGGTGCTAACTTTAATACCAATACTGCTTACGAAATTTTCGATGTACTTCAACCTTGTACTTTAAGAACCGCAGTGATGTATGCAAGCACGGCCGGTAACAGAACAATCGAATTAAGAAATTCTTCGAATGCAGTTATCACAAGTACAATTGTGAACCTTGCTATTGGTGCAAATACAGTGAACATTAATTTTGCCTTAACTCCCGGAACAGGTTACCGTTTAGGATTGAGCTCTACATCAGCTGTTAACTTATACCGTAATAGTGCAGGTGCTGTGTATCCATATAACATCGGAGGTTTAGTAAGTATTACCGGTTCAAGTGCGAGCACACCGGGTTATTTCTATTTCTATTACAACTGGCAAGTGCAAAAAGCGCCATGTACCAGTGCTCCGGTTGCTGTCACTGCAACCATCAGTGCCGGACCATCACTAACGGTTAATACCCCTACTATTTGTAGCGGACAATCAGCCAACCTTACGGCGAATGGTGCTACAACTTATTCCTGGAGTTCAGGACAAACAACATCCGCTATTAATGTTACTCCGTCTTCAACTACAAACTATACAGTATATGGAACAAGTTCATCTTGTACGAACTCTTTAACAACATCTGTTGTAGTGAATCCAACACCTACAGTAACCGTAAACTCAGCTACAATTTGTGCGGGACAAAACGCGGTGTTAACGGCGAATGGCGCTTCAGCTTATTCATGGAGCTCAGGTCCTTCTACACAAAGTATTTCAGTGAGTCCAACTTCTAATACTACCTATACTGTAACAGGCTTAAGCGGTTCTTGTACAGGATCTGCTTTGTCTAGCGTGATTGTAAATGCGTTACCATCCGTAAGCTTAGCTGCTACATCAAGTACAGCTTGCACAAGTACAACAGGCGGTATTCCGGTTACCTTAACCGGAACTCCGGCCGGTGGTGTATATTCAGGGACTGGTGTGAGCGGAAATACATTTAACACACAAGCCGCTGCCGGAACATATACAGCGGTTTATTCTTATACCAATTCAAGTACAGGTTGTAGTAATTCAACTTCAACGAATATTGTTGTAAATGTTTGTACCGGTATTGAGTTACTAAATGGATTAACAGAAAAATTAACGGTTTATCCTAATCCGGCTACAGAGTATTTTATATTAAACGGAAATACTTCCGGAGAAAGTTTAACTGTAAATGTATATGATGTAACAGGAAAAATAATTATCAGTCATTCTACTTCATCTAATCAAGAAATAATCGACATCTCTGAACTGGCTAAAGGAACTTACTTTGTAGAAGTTTTAAGTCAGCAGCAAAGAGTTTATAAAACAAATATCGTAAAACAATAA
- a CDS encoding M4 family metallopeptidase, which yields MKNLTVKALALSLGLSTFAYSQNKSVLNSIAQEVSYDKNGKTDFVKIKSGLSVFESNTEGFINSTFLNDLFRISKLKSETDELGYTHQRYSITYNNVPVCNEQIVTHSKDGKIVSLNGHLSAYNEPVNSVVLNESKALEKALQKVNAQKYMWENEAQTAQMRKSFNNSQFTFYPKAELVLFVNAQEELRYAYKFDIYAELPLYRANVFVDAQTGTILSEENLIHTADVPATANTRFSGVKTMTVDNVSPGLYRLQETGRGLGVETYNLNTSQTFSAAVDYTNTTTSWTTTTIQQVGTDAHWGAEMVYDYYLTQHSRNSIDNAGHKLISYADYGVAYQNAFWNGFWMTYGSGGGGGFTGLDICGHEVTHGLTSKTSALVYQNESGALNESYSDIFGVAIEHFAKPSSANWLMGEDVGVIRSMSNPNAYGDPDTYQGLNWYTGTGDNGGVHTNSGVSNFWYYLLCQGGTGVNDISNSYTVTSIGMTAASRIAFRALTVYYGPNTNYSQARTLSIQAATDLYGACSNEVYQVKNAWYAVGVGPAPSGTLAPVTNFTSFAGSICSLPVTVNFVNKTMGGDNYFWDFGDGSAISTSFNPTHTYTTNGVYTVKLKSTSNCSSIPDSIIKTSYLTINAPSPSNITSSAPICAGTSATLNASGTGQQYWYNVPNTTATPLFIGNAFISPTLTSNSTFYIVNTLTNTAIFGAPTSTAIGTGAFFPGTTAYDSLTVLQPCTLKSVVVYASTTANRVFELRNSANAVLSTTTIPLTAGVNTVNLNFKLNPGYGYRLGLGAGTAQLYRNSGGVSYPYNIGGLVEITGSSGGAGQFFFFYNWEVQQDNCTSLTNSVTVTVNQLPNVSASATNTQVCTDDGALALVGSPAGGTFSGSGVIGTNFNPSVGAGSYTVNYVYTDGNGCSNTGNLNIVVSPCIGVNEISGLQDLTIFPNPFNDLIHVNGLNNLVNAKILLTDATGKQVLVKEVNGIDEVISVNKLSAGVYLLEIKDEQGHHYRSKLIKQ from the coding sequence ATGAAAAATCTAACCGTAAAGGCTTTAGCGCTTAGCCTAGGATTAAGCACTTTTGCTTATTCACAAAATAAAAGCGTATTAAATTCAATTGCACAAGAAGTATCTTATGATAAAAATGGCAAAACAGATTTTGTAAAAATTAAATCGGGATTGTCCGTTTTCGAATCTAATACTGAAGGCTTCATCAATTCAACTTTCTTAAATGATTTGTTTAGAATTTCTAAACTAAAAAGTGAAACCGATGAGCTCGGTTATACGCATCAACGCTATTCCATTACCTACAATAATGTTCCTGTTTGTAATGAACAAATAGTAACGCATTCTAAAGATGGTAAAATCGTTTCATTAAACGGACATCTTAGTGCGTATAACGAGCCTGTAAATTCCGTTGTATTAAACGAAAGCAAAGCACTTGAAAAGGCTTTACAAAAAGTAAATGCTCAAAAATACATGTGGGAGAATGAAGCACAAACTGCACAGATGCGAAAATCATTCAACAACTCACAATTTACTTTTTACCCTAAAGCAGAACTTGTTTTGTTTGTGAATGCTCAAGAGGAATTACGTTATGCTTACAAATTTGATATTTATGCCGAATTACCACTTTATAGAGCGAATGTATTTGTTGATGCGCAAACCGGAACTATACTTTCTGAAGAAAACTTAATACATACGGCTGATGTTCCTGCAACGGCGAATACACGTTTTAGCGGTGTTAAAACAATGACTGTTGATAATGTATCTCCGGGGCTATATCGCCTTCAGGAAACCGGTCGCGGTTTAGGCGTTGAAACCTATAACTTAAATACCAGCCAAACTTTTTCGGCTGCAGTAGATTATACAAACACAACCACCAGTTGGACTACCACAACTATCCAACAAGTAGGAACAGATGCGCATTGGGGAGCGGAAATGGTTTATGATTATTATTTAACGCAACACAGTCGTAATAGTATCGATAATGCCGGACATAAATTAATCAGCTATGCCGATTATGGTGTTGCTTATCAAAATGCCTTTTGGAATGGCTTCTGGATGACCTACGGCTCCGGCGGCGGCGGCGGATTTACCGGATTAGATATTTGTGGGCATGAAGTAACGCATGGTTTAACATCTAAAACATCAGCATTGGTTTATCAAAACGAATCAGGCGCATTAAACGAGAGCTATTCTGATATTTTTGGAGTAGCTATTGAACATTTTGCAAAACCATCTTCTGCAAATTGGTTAATGGGTGAAGATGTTGGTGTGATCAGAAGTATGTCGAATCCTAATGCTTATGGTGATCCGGATACATATCAGGGATTAAACTGGTATACCGGAACAGGTGATAATGGTGGCGTACATACCAACAGCGGTGTAAGTAATTTCTGGTATTATTTATTATGCCAGGGCGGTACAGGTGTTAACGATATCTCCAATTCTTATACTGTTACTTCAATAGGTATGACTGCTGCATCAAGAATTGCATTCCGCGCCTTAACGGTTTATTACGGGCCAAATACAAATTATTCTCAAGCAAGAACTCTATCTATTCAGGCAGCCACTGATTTATACGGCGCATGTTCTAATGAAGTATATCAAGTTAAAAATGCATGGTATGCTGTTGGTGTTGGTCCTGCTCCATCAGGAACGTTGGCACCAGTTACTAATTTCACATCTTTTGCCGGTTCGATTTGCTCTTTACCTGTAACCGTAAATTTTGTAAACAAAACAATGGGGGGTGACAATTATTTCTGGGATTTTGGAGATGGCTCAGCCATTTCAACTTCTTTCAATCCTACTCACACTTATACTACAAATGGAGTTTATACCGTGAAACTAAAATCAACTTCAAATTGCTCTTCTATTCCCGATTCCATCATTAAAACATCTTACTTAACGATAAACGCTCCGTCACCATCAAACATTACAAGTAGCGCGCCAATTTGCGCCGGTACCAGCGCTACTTTAAACGCAAGTGGAACAGGACAACAATACTGGTATAACGTACCAAATACCACGGCAACTCCTTTATTTATTGGTAATGCTTTTATCAGTCCAACTTTAACATCAAATAGTACATTCTATATTGTTAATACTTTAACAAATACGGCTATTTTTGGAGCACCAACTTCAACGGCTATTGGTACCGGAGCATTTTTCCCGGGAACCACAGCTTACGATTCATTAACTGTTTTACAACCTTGTACTTTGAAATCGGTAGTTGTTTATGCCAGTACAACTGCTAATCGTGTATTTGAGTTAAGAAATTCAGCAAACGCAGTTTTATCTACAACAACCATTCCTTTAACTGCAGGGGTTAATACAGTCAATCTTAATTTTAAATTAAATCCCGGATATGGCTACCGTTTAGGATTAGGAGCAGGAACAGCGCAGTTGTATAGAAATAGTGGTGGCGTTTCTTATCCATATAACATTGGTGGTTTGGTTGAAATAACGGGTTCAAGCGGTGGTGCCGGACAATTTTTCTTCTTCTATAATTGGGAAGTTCAACAAGATAATTGCACCTCATTAACAAATTCAGTTACCGTTACGGTGAATCAATTACCCAATGTAAGTGCCAGCGCAACTAACACACAAGTTTGTACCGACGATGGAGCATTGGCTTTAGTTGGTAGTCCTGCCGGTGGAACCTTCAGCGGAAGCGGTGTTATCGGAACAAATTTCAATCCTTCAGTTGGTGCGGGAAGTTATACCGTTAATTATGTTTACACAGATGGCAACGGATGCTCAAATACAGGCAATTTAAACATTGTTGTATCGCCTTGTATTGGCGTAAATGAAATTTCAGGACTTCAAGACTTAACTATTTTCCCTAATCCATTTAATGATTTGATTCACGTAAACGGTTTAAACAACTTAGTGAATGCTAAAATTCTATTAACTGATGCAACAGGAAAACAAGTTTTAGTTAAAGAAGTAAACGGGATAGATGAAGTTATTTCGGTGAATAAGCTCTCTGCGGGAGTATACTTACTCGAGATTAAAGACGAACAAGGACATCATTATCGTTCAAAACTCATTAAGCAATAA
- a CDS encoding branched-chain amino acid aminotransferase produces the protein MTSTEPIKIQKIAKSRVGEYDVNNVPFGKVFSDHMFVAEYKDGKWHQGAIMPYQDVPMSLALSALHYGQAIFEGMKAYKTSSGEINLFRPLDNFKRLNISAVRMAMPEVPEEIFMGGLNELLKLDKAWVPDSETGSLYIRPFMIATDEAIGVKASDTYKFIIITCPAGKYYSEPIKVMVETNYFRAVEGGVGFTKCAGNYGRSLFPTKLAQQKGYQQVIWTDAKTHSYVEESGTMNLMFVIDNILITPATSDTILAGVTRDSVIQLARDWGMMVEERKVSIKEIFDAHKNGKLQEAFGVGTAATIAHIVTIGFEGKDYELPPIEKRKFSPKIDQALRDIRKGRVEDKFRWIIKVA, from the coding sequence ATGACCAGTACTGAACCAATCAAAATCCAGAAAATTGCGAAGAGCAGAGTAGGGGAATATGATGTGAATAATGTTCCTTTCGGTAAAGTTTTTTCAGACCACATGTTTGTGGCAGAATATAAAGATGGTAAATGGCATCAAGGTGCTATCATGCCATATCAAGATGTACCAATGAGTTTAGCTTTGTCGGCACTTCATTACGGACAAGCTATTTTTGAAGGTATGAAAGCGTACAAAACATCTAGCGGAGAAATCAATTTGTTTCGTCCTTTAGATAATTTTAAGCGTTTAAATATTTCTGCCGTTCGTATGGCAATGCCGGAAGTACCTGAAGAAATTTTCATGGGTGGATTAAACGAACTTTTGAAATTAGATAAAGCCTGGGTTCCAGATTCTGAAACCGGGAGTTTATATATCCGTCCGTTTATGATTGCTACAGATGAAGCAATTGGTGTTAAAGCAAGTGATACATATAAGTTCATTATCATTACTTGTCCTGCCGGAAAATATTATTCTGAACCAATTAAAGTAATGGTTGAAACGAATTATTTCCGTGCGGTTGAAGGTGGTGTTGGTTTTACTAAATGCGCAGGTAATTATGGCCGAAGCTTATTCCCAACAAAATTAGCTCAGCAAAAAGGATACCAGCAAGTAATTTGGACCGATGCGAAGACACACTCTTACGTTGAGGAATCCGGTACCATGAACCTTATGTTTGTTATTGATAATATCTTAATTACTCCGGCAACAAGTGATACAATTTTAGCCGGTGTAACTCGTGATAGCGTTATTCAACTAGCCCGCGATTGGGGAATGATGGTAGAAGAGCGTAAAGTATCTATTAAAGAAATTTTTGACGCGCACAAAAACGGTAAATTACAGGAAGCATTTGGTGTAGGTACCGCTGCTACCATAGCTCACATTGTTACGATTGGTTTTGAAGGAAAAGATTATGAATTGCCGCCGATTGAAAAGAGAAAATTCTCACCTAAAATTGATCAGGCTTTAAGAGATATCAGAAAAGGTCGAGTGGAAGATAAATTCCGATGGATTATAAAGGTAGCTTAG